A portion of the Pogoniulus pusillus isolate bPogPus1 chromosome 6, bPogPus1.pri, whole genome shotgun sequence genome contains these proteins:
- the C6H10orf71 gene encoding cardiac-enriched FHL2-interacting protein, with protein MQGNKKHTEGHSDSSSIGSLLDDTDREVSSLTDRAFKSLCVAELEDSYNEPDLAISPDFALQFSAKFHPGTLSYAIKKSNICNKLTARNNEHTISASTFQQLPKCAPEENRIAKNNTSSTERKNLSLPVTGPRNNKHASKVSSLIRTFDKTADQGPGGSPIAIKQPSKNSFQKWKLNHGNYKACLDDTDILSNHKELSQLSEASQDSHCLSGKHEPLERPNEIDLSYCDSESYYPVLIEMSKVAKSNFSRSSKKTLKNRSVKINEPAKKGNFLHSENSAFESWNVHHKKLTEKEEPVNINVEKEDLTYLEEAPFIKGSQTQDHKLPPLKSTVAKKQKKDFQEKPTPPETAFSIPLSAVHVPQETLPSDTKFPAALPPTPPPRTHVHQHPPQPPPVPHALPLLPPTHQSRSPTPPTPEPPPVPPHPMSVQLSPLALSQASVSPQSVSYRMVSPSPMSQAPSPPAPRTQAPLAKEEVLSSQLSNTCPPWRRQRATKGGAERRQASKETFTVSDDTWTLSEQVTGAEPGLDVTPLAKQVNSHGSISSSFNITELLTPIIPPKQEMEPVESELIPLTPPPAESMALRDQHGSTFTDYRSRDSYKSKASSLLFNLKDVRKRVKSIYTPSPLLRALEEKNRTRGSIKSSTEMNASLLTSQEVSNKNIVEKDELSDIASMLSGSVHEKDNKTDLTGHFTDNYLTLSSPQTTADLLFYQTGDNLQQDNSKHQDLVKNAGDNENLPLFRHESNELDLRKHQQYPSPKPFNNDNTATTTEQSMQSPSVQAEENEAQTAIQNDIFSFKALPNQLSPAEDVPYRGTQTSMAVPGHEAQGKRSTSSSEQSFVSTVEQPLQEELSPPVPLMQKAHLQESQGTKSEMGTDNKKNHKERGKDIEEDEPQYYACTSSSTSAAETREGEAAENEQRNLLTEKVREKMEEVKSMDSASDTARDMSLPRSEEPQPPPPSSSTKPSLFMIKDNTFRSPQVIRAVKLPLFRSFSLDDTVSSSYKEMESRFMTPAECNKRHRNMLRAQEIGWLASRCRGQQDVKDGVADRGKEASESGSTSATLDPSILEDAGSFSSGKLMEENKETCALLNKVGKTNEENVCRWKEKSQARKARHSLTQPNLGLESDQAQNNPNYPTERKANYFKNHHLSNRKGGSCAKKIITRDTISPVSASIPENHICSPVSHEALEDILHTEGEPVLLDSLACSTVPSPTTHSLAASLSSDKPKISGLRETEDAINPGVLHMVLKNQPGMSAEEILDSTRRNLLSDSTGEAERLELRGLGERAAGKPPAVPPKTEKALRRAKKLASRRRKMQEQQRKHQTECTDAVDRKASHSGQTQASHSPLGYSPPHPPPHSTITAMEIGAGIDSGVSAASPSPSLTQRKLLQDPDSGQYYVIDLPAEVNLKTFYDPETGKYVQVSVPSSEGNIHKPPSSGIINSPYASYPRVMPLPASSVAVLKPPSQPSEPTWLVPAVPGELAELPKDGHQDYRYIEAVDSQPYIEPASYSYRQGTEDTQVHLGKDMSPIPNTGIVSLSDLDDFAAEGVS; from the coding sequence ATGCAGGGAAATAAGAAACATACAGAAGGACACAGTGACTCCTCGAGTATTGGGAGTCTCCTGGATGACACAGACAGAGAGGTAAGCAGCCTCACGGACCGGGCTTTCAAAAGTTTGTGTGTGGCAGAACTTGAAGACTCCTACAATGAACCAGATCTTGCCATTTCACCTGACTTTGCCCTCCAGTTCTCTGCTAAATTTCACCCAGGAACGCTGAGCTATGCCATCAAGAAGAGCAACATCTGTAACAAACTAACAGCAAGAAACAACGAACATACCATATCGGCTTCCACATTCCAGCAGTTACCAAAGTGTGCTCCAGAGGAGAACAGGATTGCCAAAAATAACACCTCTTCCACGGAAAGGAAAAATCTGAGTTTGCCAGTCACTGGTCCAAGGAACAATAAACATGCTTCCAAAGTGTCCTCACTGATTAGAACATTTGATAAGACTGCAGACCAAGGGCCAGGAGGTTCCCCAATAGCCATTAAGCAGCCCAGTAAGAACAGCTTTCAAAAATGGAAACTAAACCATGGAAATTATAAGGCTTGCTTGGATGACACGGACATTTTAAGCAACCATAAGGAACTTTCTCAACTTTCTGAGGCTAGCCAAGATAGCCACTGTCTCAGTGGCAAACATGAGCCACTAGAAAGACCTAATGAAATAGACCTGAGTTATTGTGACTCTGAAAGTTACTATCCTGTGCTGATTGAGATGTCAAAAGTAGCCAAGTCAAATTTTTCCCGTTCATCTAAAAAAACTTTGAAAAACAGAAGTGTTAAAATTAATGAACCAGCAAAAAAAGGTAATTttcttcacagtgaaaacaGTGCTTTTGAGTCATGGAATGTTCATCACAAAAAACTGACCGAAAAGGAGGAACCTGTCAATATAAATGTGGAAAAAGAAGACCTTACATACCTGGAAGAAGCACCCTTTATTAAAGGATCTCAAACACAGGATCACAAATTGCCGCCTCTCAAGAGTACTGTTGctaaaaaacagaagaaagattTTCAAGAGAAGCCAACTCCACCAGAAACTGCTTTCAGCATTCCTCTCTCAGCTGTACATGTACCTCAGGAAACCCTCCCTTCAGACACCaaatttcctgctgctcttcctcccacACCACCTCCAAGGACCCATGTGCACCAGCATCCTCCTCAACCACCCCCTGTCCCACATGCACTTCCTCTTCTACCCCCTACCCATCAGAGCCGTTCCCCAACACCTCCTACACCTGAACCGCCTCCTGTGCCACCACACCCAATGTCAGTTCAGCTTTCCCCCCTTGCCTTGTCTCAGGCCTCTGTGTCACCTCAGTCTGTGTCCTACAGGATGGTTTCACCCTCACCTATGTCCCAGGCACCCAGTCCACCTGCACCAAGAACCCAGGCCCCCTTAGCCAAAGAGGAGGTCCTCAGTTCTCAACTCAGTAATACCTGTCCTCCCTGGAGGAGACAGAGGGCTACAAAAgggggagcagagaggaggcaagcTTCAAAGGAGACATTCACAGTCAGCGATGACACGTGGACATTGTCTGAACAGGTGACTGGTGCTGAACCTGGTCTGGATGTGACTCCTCTAGCTAAACAGGTAAATTCCCATGGATCAATCAGTTCCTCTTTCAACATCACTGAACTCCTAACACCCATCATACCACCAAAGCAGGAGATGGAACCTGTAGAAAGTGAGCTGATACCATTAACCCCTCCTCCAGCAGAGAGCATGGCATTGAGAGACCAGCATGGAAGCACATTTACTGATTACAGGTCTCGGGATAGTTACAAATCGAAAGCTTCAAGTTTGTTATTCAACTTGAAGGATGTGCGCAAACGCGTTAAAAGCATTTATACTCCTTCTCCCCTCTTAAGGGCCTTGGAGGAGAAAAACAGAACTAGGGGAAGTATAAAAAGTAGCACAGAAATGAATGCCTCACTTCTGACTTCACAAGAAGTAAGCAACAAAAATATTGTAGAGAAAGATGAATTGAGTGATATAGCCTCCATGTTGTCTGGCAGTGTCCATGAAAAGGACAATAAAACTGATTTAACTGGGCACTTCACAGACAATTACCTGACTTTGAGTTCACCCCAGACAACAGCAGACCTTTTATTTTACCAGACTGGAGACAACTTGCAGCAAGATAATTCAAAACATCAAGATCTGGTTAAAAATGCAGGGGATAATGAAAACCTCCCCTTGTTCAGACATGAATCAAATGAACTTGATTTAAGAAAGCATCAGCAGTATCCATCACCAAAGCCATTCAATAATGACAATACAGCTACAACAACTGAGCAGTCTATGCAAAGTCCCAGTGTCCAGGCTGAGGAAAATGAGGCACAGACTGCTATTCAGAATGATATTTTCAGTTTCAAAGCACTCCCAAACCAACTTTCACCAGCAGAGGATGTGCCTTATCGTGGCACCCAAACCAGTATGGCAGTACCTGGCCATGAAGCACAAGGCAAAAGAAGCACTAGTTCTTCAGAGCAATCGTTTGTCTCCACAGTAGAGCAGCCACTTCAGGAGGAGCTATCTCCACCAGTGCCCCTGATGCAGAAGGCACACCTTCAAGAAAGCCAGGGGACTAAGAGTGAAATGGGTACAGATAATAAGAAAAACcacaaagagagaggaaaagatatTGAGGAAGATGAACCACAGTATTATGCTTGTACCAGTTCTAGTACTAGTGCAGCAGAGACGAGAGAGGGGGAAGCTGCTGAAAATGAACAGAGGAACTTGCTGACAGAGAAAGTAAGAGAGAAAATGGAAGAGGTCAAGAGCATGGATTCTGCTTCTGACACTGCAAGGGACATGTCTCTCCCTAGGTCTGAGGAaccacaaccaccaccaccttcaAGCTCAACAAAACCCAGTCTGTTTATGATTAAAGATAACACATTCAGGTCACCTCAAGTCATAAGGGCTGTCAAGCTGCCCCTGTTTAGGTCCTTTTCTCTGGATGATACAGTGAGCAGCAGTTATAAGGAAATGGAAAGTAGGTTTATGACCCCAGCAGAGTGCAACAAGCGGCACCGAAATATGTTGCGTGCCCAGGAGATAGGCTGGTTGGCATCAAggtgcagagggcagcaggatgtGAAGGATGGTGTAGCTGACAGAGGGAAAGAGGCCAGTGAGTCTGGATCTACTTCAGCAACACTGGATCCTAGTATTTTGGAAGATGCAGGGAGTTTTTCATCAGGAAAGCTGATGGAAGAGAACAAAGAGACTTGTGCTTTGTTAAATAAAGTTGGGAAAACGAATGAGGAAAATGTCTGCAGATGGAAAGAGAAGTCCCAGGCCAGGAAGGCAAGGCATAGCTTAACACAGCCTAATTTAGGCCTGGAAAGTGACCAAGCACAAAATAACCCCAACTATCCCACAGAAAGAAAGGCAAATTACTTTAAGAATCATCATTTATCTAATCGCAAGGGTGGCTCTTGtgcaaaaaaaataattaccaGGGACACAATTTCCCCTGTGAGTGCTTCCATACCAGAGAACCACATATGTTCTCCAGTATCTCATGAAGCCTTAGAGGACATCCTACATACAGAAGGTGAACCAGTTTTGCTAGACAGTCTTGCATGCTCTACTGTTCCAAGCCCCACGACGCACTCTCTTGCTGCCAGTTTGTCATCAGACAAACCAAAAATTTCTGGCCTTAGAGAGACAGAGGATGCTATAAACCCTGGTGTGCTGCACATGGTACTAAAGAACCAACCTGGTATGTCTGCAGAAGAGATACTTGATTCAACAAGGAGGAATCTGCTTTCTGATTCTACTGGGGAAGCTGAGAGACTGGAGCTCAGGGGACTTggggagagagcagcaggaaagccTCCTGCTGTGCCACCAAAAACAGAAAAGGCTCTGCGGCGAGCCAAAAAACTGGcaagcaggagaaggaaaatgcaagagcagcagagaaaacatCAGACTGAATGTACAGATGCTGTAGATAGAAAGGCTTCTCATTCTGGACAGACACAAGCATCTCATTCACCCTTGGGTTattctcctccccatcctcccCCCCACTCCACCATTACTGCCATGGAAATCGGTGCTGGAATAGACAGTGGTGTATCAGCAGCAAGCCCTTCACCCTCTTTGACCCAGCGTAAACTCCTCCAAGACCCTGACTCTGGTCAATACTATGTCATTGATTTACCAGCTGAAGttaatttaaaaacattttATGATCCAGAAACTGGAAAATATGTTCAAGTGTCAGTCCCTTCCTCAGAAGGGAACATACACAAGCCCCCCTCTTCAGGAATTATTAATTCTCCCTATGCCTCCTACCCTAGAGTCATGCCTTTACCAGCTTCATCTGTAGCAGTGCTGAAGCCACCTTCTCAGCCCTCTGAACCTACCTGGTTAGTGCCAGCTGTACCAGGAGAACTAGCTGAACTACCCAAAGATGGTCATCAAGACTACAGATACATTGAAGCTGTGGATAGTCAGCCCTACATTGAACCAGCCTCTTACTCCTACAGGCAAGGCACTGAAGACACTCAAGTTCACTTAGGAAAAGACATGAGCCCAATCCCAAATACAGGTATAGTGTCCCTCAGTGATTTAGATGATTTTGCTGCTGAAGGAGTATCTTGA